In the genome of Pseudomonas sp. P5_109, one region contains:
- a CDS encoding polyamine ABC transporter substrate-binding protein, translating into MRVNTLSLVALISTFSAATYADETVNISNWNGYIADDTLVNFNKDTGIKATYDIHDSNEVLESKLMTGNTGYDVVSPSNHFLSRLIKAGAIQKLDKSQLPNWKNLDPALMKKLEVNDPGNQYGFPYMWGTAGIGYNVEKIKAIFGNTDVTRSWSLFFDENNIKKLSECGVAIIDNPTQILPITLNYLGLPPHSHEPADYKKAEQALLKIRPYVQYFHASKYISDLANGNVCAVIGFNGDIVQAAASAREAKNGIDIAYSIPDEGSTLWMDMVVMPKNAPHEKNGYAYMNYLLEPKVIANISNSIHYANPNSAADAFVDPAVKQDLAIYPPKTVMDKLFTVEDLPAAIARLSTRLWTRLKTNT; encoded by the coding sequence ATGCGCGTCAATACGCTTTCCCTTGTGGCCCTGATCTCGACGTTTTCCGCCGCCACCTATGCCGACGAAACCGTCAACATTTCCAACTGGAACGGCTACATCGCCGACGACACCCTGGTCAACTTCAACAAGGACACAGGGATCAAGGCGACCTACGACATCCACGACAGCAACGAAGTGCTGGAATCGAAGCTGATGACCGGCAACACCGGCTATGACGTGGTCAGCCCGTCCAACCACTTCCTGTCGCGCCTGATCAAGGCCGGCGCGATCCAGAAGCTCGACAAGAGCCAGTTGCCCAACTGGAAAAACCTCGACCCGGCGTTGATGAAAAAACTTGAGGTCAACGATCCGGGCAACCAGTACGGCTTCCCCTACATGTGGGGCACGGCGGGCATCGGCTACAACGTCGAGAAGATCAAGGCGATCTTCGGCAATACCGACGTCACCCGTTCCTGGAGCCTGTTCTTCGACGAGAACAACATCAAGAAACTCAGCGAATGCGGCGTGGCGATCATCGACAACCCGACGCAAATCCTGCCGATCACCCTCAATTACCTGGGCCTGCCACCCCACAGCCACGAACCGGCCGACTACAAGAAAGCCGAGCAGGCGCTGCTGAAGATCCGGCCATACGTCCAGTATTTCCATGCGTCGAAGTACATCAGCGACCTGGCCAACGGCAACGTCTGCGCGGTGATCGGTTTCAACGGCGATATCGTGCAGGCCGCCGCCAGCGCCAGGGAAGCCAAGAACGGGATCGATATTGCCTACTCGATCCCGGATGAAGGTTCCACCTTGTGGATGGACATGGTGGTCATGCCCAAGAACGCGCCGCACGAGAAGAACGGCTACGCCTACATGAACTACCTGCTGGAGCCGAAGGTGATCGCCAACATCAGCAACAGCATCCACTACGCCAACCCCAACAGCGCCGCGGATGCCTTCGTCGACCCGGCGGTGAAGCAGGACCTGGCGATCTATCCGCCGAAAACCGTGATGGACAAGCTGTTTACCGTCGAGGACTTGCCCGCAGCCATTGCACGCCTCAGCACGCGCTTGTGGACCAGGCTGAAAACCAATACCTGA
- the ilvD gene encoding dihydroxy-acid dehydratase, producing MSDKDDLRKYSSQVIDGVEAAPARAMLRAVGFTDADFNKPQVGIASTWAMVTPCNMHIDKLALEAEKGANAAGAKGVIFNTITISDGIANGTEGMKYSLVSREVIADSIEVVVGCEGFDGLVTIGGCDKNMPGCLIGMARLNRPSIFVYGGTIQPGAGHTDIISVFEAVGQHARGDISEIQVKQIEEVAIPGPGSCGGMYTANTMASAIEALGMSLPGSSSQDAIGGDKASDSFRAGQQVMELLKLDLKPRDIMTRKAFENAIRVVIALAGSTNAVLHLLAMANAVDVELTLDDFVELGKISPVVADLRPSGKYMMSELVAIGGIQPLMKRMLDAGMLHGDALTVTGQTLAQNLASVPDYPAGQDVIRPFDQPIKKDSHLVILRGNLSPTGAVAKITGKEGLRFEGTARVYHGEEGALAGILNGEVQPGEVIVIRYEGPKGGPGMREMLSPTSAVMGKGLGKDVALITDGRFSGGSHGFVVGHITPEAFEGGPIALVENGDRIIIDAETRQITVDVSDAVLAERKGRWVRPESKYKRGVLAKYAKTVSSASEGAVTDKYL from the coding sequence ATGAGCGACAAAGACGATCTGCGCAAGTACTCCTCTCAAGTGATCGACGGCGTAGAGGCCGCGCCGGCACGCGCCATGCTGCGGGCCGTGGGCTTTACCGATGCAGACTTCAACAAGCCGCAGGTCGGCATCGCCTCGACCTGGGCCATGGTCACGCCCTGCAACATGCACATCGACAAGCTGGCGCTCGAAGCCGAAAAAGGCGCGAATGCCGCGGGCGCCAAGGGTGTGATCTTCAACACCATCACCATTTCCGACGGCATCGCCAACGGCACCGAAGGCATGAAGTATTCGCTGGTGTCCCGCGAGGTGATCGCCGACTCCATTGAAGTGGTGGTCGGTTGCGAGGGTTTCGACGGCCTGGTGACCATCGGCGGTTGCGACAAGAACATGCCGGGCTGCCTGATCGGCATGGCACGACTGAATCGCCCGTCGATCTTTGTCTATGGCGGCACCATCCAGCCGGGTGCCGGGCATACCGACATCATTTCCGTGTTCGAGGCCGTGGGCCAGCACGCGCGCGGCGATATCAGCGAGATCCAGGTCAAGCAGATCGAGGAAGTGGCGATTCCCGGTCCCGGTTCCTGTGGCGGCATGTACACCGCCAACACCATGGCCTCGGCCATCGAGGCACTGGGCATGAGCCTGCCCGGCTCCAGTTCCCAGGATGCCATTGGCGGCGACAAGGCCTCGGACAGTTTCCGCGCAGGCCAGCAGGTTATGGAGCTGCTCAAGCTCGACCTCAAGCCTCGGGACATCATGACCCGCAAAGCCTTCGAGAATGCCATCCGCGTGGTGATCGCCCTCGCCGGCTCGACCAACGCCGTGCTGCATCTACTGGCCATGGCCAATGCGGTGGATGTCGAACTGACCCTGGATGACTTCGTCGAACTGGGCAAGATCTCGCCGGTGGTCGCCGACCTGCGCCCCAGCGGCAAGTACATGATGAGCGAGTTGGTAGCCATCGGCGGCATACAACCGCTGATGAAACGCATGCTCGATGCCGGCATGTTGCACGGCGATGCGCTGACCGTCACCGGCCAGACCCTGGCGCAAAACCTCGCCAGCGTGCCCGACTACCCGGCCGGCCAGGACGTGATCCGGCCGTTCGACCAGCCGATCAAAAAGGATTCCCACCTGGTCATTCTGCGCGGCAACCTCTCGCCCACCGGCGCCGTGGCCAAGATCACCGGCAAGGAAGGCTTGCGCTTCGAAGGCACGGCCCGGGTCTATCACGGCGAGGAAGGTGCGCTGGCGGGCATTCTCAACGGCGAAGTACAGCCCGGCGAAGTGATCGTGATCCGCTACGAAGGGCCCAAGGGCGGGCCGGGCATGCGCGAAATGCTTTCGCCGACGTCGGCGGTCATGGGCAAGGGGCTGGGCAAGGACGTGGCGTTGATCACCGATGGGCGTTTTTCCGGTGGCTCACATGGTTTCGTGGTGGGACATATCACGCCGGAAGCCTTTGAGGGCGGGCCGATTGCGCTGGTCGAGAATGGCGACAGGATCATCATCGATGCTGAAACACGGCAGATTACCGTGGATGTCTCCGATGCCGTGTTGGCCGAGCGCAAGGGCCGTTGGGTGCGGCCGGAATCGAAATACAAGCGCGGGGTGCTGGCCAAATATGCGAAGACGGTGTCCAGTGCTTCGGAGGGGGCTGTGACGGATAAGTACCTTTAG
- a CDS encoding FAD-binding oxidoreductase encodes MENICGWIAQAGSSPLREPLKGTQQADWLVIGAGITGLSAAHALAQMHPQARIVVVDRQRAAQGASARNSGFVVAHEHPATGELLGSEGFAGYQVDTSIGRAAADEVRKQIARLGIECDFRESGYFFAVSDPRKLTHVEAKLQTLRAVGASAQFLQGEPLIEKLGTRHYRAGIWCGNGNALLQPAKYVKGLLDALPQTVTVHENTDITGIERLGDGRIRARGQNGCVEAKQVLVCLNAFIPRAGIDDSGTFAMELSASLTRPLSDQEFQALGAPASWGVLSTRPLGATVRLTPDRRVMIRNTAEYRSRDLSPGELSTRRQHHVLGLQRRFPMLGEQDIEYTWTGHLSASRSGQPYFAKVEESVFAVAGCNGSGVARGTLWGRLLAEWASGRDSPLLHSVIQRAQPGWLPPKPLLDIGAMLRMRVETVRARSEI; translated from the coding sequence ATGGAAAATATCTGTGGCTGGATCGCGCAAGCGGGGAGTTCACCGCTGCGCGAGCCGCTAAAGGGCACGCAACAGGCCGACTGGCTGGTGATCGGCGCCGGCATCACCGGGCTGAGTGCCGCACACGCCCTTGCGCAAATGCATCCGCAGGCACGCATTGTGGTGGTTGACCGCCAGCGGGCTGCGCAGGGTGCATCGGCGCGCAATTCCGGGTTTGTGGTGGCCCACGAACATCCAGCTACCGGAGAGTTGCTGGGCAGCGAAGGGTTCGCCGGCTATCAAGTGGACACCTCGATCGGCCGCGCCGCCGCCGATGAAGTGCGCAAGCAGATCGCCCGGCTGGGCATCGAATGCGACTTCAGGGAGTCGGGTTATTTCTTCGCCGTCAGCGATCCACGCAAGCTGACCCACGTCGAGGCCAAGCTGCAGACCCTGCGTGCGGTTGGCGCCAGCGCACAGTTTCTGCAAGGCGAGCCATTGATCGAGAAACTCGGCACCCGCCACTATCGCGCCGGGATCTGGTGCGGTAACGGCAATGCGCTGCTGCAACCGGCCAAGTATGTGAAAGGCTTGCTCGATGCCTTGCCGCAGACAGTGACGGTCCATGAGAACACCGATATCACCGGTATCGAGCGCCTGGGCGACGGCCGAATTCGCGCTCGGGGCCAAAACGGCTGCGTCGAGGCCAAACAGGTCTTGGTCTGCCTGAACGCCTTCATCCCTCGTGCGGGTATCGATGACAGCGGCACATTCGCGATGGAGCTCAGCGCCAGCCTCACGCGGCCGCTCAGCGATCAAGAGTTTCAAGCCCTGGGTGCGCCCGCGTCCTGGGGCGTGCTGTCGACCCGGCCGCTGGGCGCCACGGTGCGCCTGACCCCGGATCGCCGGGTGATGATCCGCAACACCGCCGAATACCGCTCGCGGGATTTGTCCCCGGGCGAATTGTCGACCCGCCGCCAGCACCATGTGCTGGGCTTGCAACGGCGTTTCCCGATGCTCGGCGAGCAGGACATCGAATACACCTGGACCGGTCACCTCAGTGCTTCGCGCTCCGGCCAGCCGTATTTCGCCAAGGTCGAGGAAAGCGTGTTTGCCGTGGCCGGCTGCAACGGCTCCGGCGTGGCGCGCGGCACGCTGTGGGGCCGCCTGCTGGCGGAGTGGGCCTCGGGTCGGGATTCGCCGCTGCTGCACTCGGTCATTCAACGGGCACAGCCCGGCTGGCTACCGCCCAAGCCGTTGCTCGACATCGGTGCCATGCTGCGTATGCGCGTGGAAACGGTCCGGGCCAGAAGCGAAATCTGA
- a CDS encoding AraC family transcriptional regulator — MDRLSTLLTHFGVNAGTFHSGTFCGTAAYDGQQASGHLHLLQAGELLLKMGEQPDLQLSEPSLIFFPRPYRHRLFASEASGTQLVCATLDFDGGAGNALAAALPDYLVLKLDEMPSLAGTLEWLFNEAFDGTCGREAVMDRLFELLVILLLRHILSSTGQQPGMMAGLADARLARPLSLMHETPAKAWSVAELSVAANMSRASFAEHFRRVVGQTPVDYLVSWRISLAQKRLREGRPIALIAEEVGYESPSALARAFRRKTGLSPREWKGN; from the coding sequence ATGGATCGCTTGTCGACGTTGCTCACTCACTTCGGCGTCAATGCCGGCACCTTTCACAGCGGCACGTTTTGCGGCACCGCCGCCTACGACGGCCAGCAAGCCAGCGGTCATTTGCACCTGCTGCAGGCCGGTGAACTGCTGCTCAAGATGGGCGAGCAGCCGGATCTGCAACTGAGTGAACCGAGCCTGATCTTTTTCCCCCGGCCTTATCGACATCGCCTGTTTGCGTCGGAAGCGTCCGGCACGCAACTGGTCTGCGCGACCCTGGACTTCGACGGCGGTGCGGGCAACGCCCTGGCGGCGGCGCTGCCGGATTACCTGGTGCTCAAGCTCGATGAGATGCCGAGCCTGGCCGGGACCCTGGAATGGCTGTTCAACGAGGCGTTCGACGGTACCTGCGGGCGTGAAGCGGTGATGGATCGCCTGTTCGAACTGCTGGTGATCCTGTTGCTGCGGCACATCCTGAGCAGCACTGGCCAGCAGCCGGGCATGATGGCCGGCCTCGCCGATGCGCGCCTGGCGCGGCCCCTGAGCCTGATGCATGAAACCCCGGCCAAGGCCTGGAGCGTGGCCGAACTCTCGGTCGCCGCCAACATGTCGCGGGCCAGTTTCGCCGAGCACTTTCGCCGAGTGGTCGGGCAGACGCCGGTGGATTACCTGGTGAGCTGGCGCATCAGCCTGGCGCAGAAACGCTTGCGCGAGGGCCGGCCGATTGCGCTGATCGCCGAGGAAGTCGGCTACGAAAGCCCCTCGGCGCTGGCCCGGGCGTTTCGGCGCAAGACCGGGCTGAGCCCGAGGGAGTGGAAGGGTAACTGA
- a CDS encoding DUF2238 domain-containing protein encodes MQSSQHSRYDLTLLMVFLLIAVVSGFSPRSRVDWALENLLVLLLVGTLVAVARRFRLSATSITLVFAFLCVHELGAHYTYSLVPYEHWSSTWLGFSFEHATGIHRNHYDRLVHLSYGLLLAYPVREVLWRLTPLRGFWLFFVTLNIMLSTSALYELVEWIGGAFLGNDTANAFVGAQNDPWDSQKDMAIAVLGACATLVLVSVRGMAQKQPMTTACRKNNNLWG; translated from the coding sequence ATGCAGTCCAGCCAACATTCACGGTACGACCTGACGTTGCTGATGGTGTTTCTGCTGATCGCCGTGGTGTCGGGTTTTTCCCCCCGCAGCCGGGTGGACTGGGCGCTGGAAAACCTGCTGGTGCTGTTGCTGGTGGGGACGCTGGTGGCGGTTGCTCGCCGGTTCCGTTTGTCGGCGACGTCGATCACGCTGGTGTTTGCGTTTCTGTGCGTGCATGAATTGGGCGCCCACTACACCTATTCCCTGGTGCCTTACGAACACTGGTCTTCGACGTGGTTGGGGTTCAGTTTCGAGCACGCGACCGGTATCCATCGCAACCATTACGACCGACTGGTGCACCTGAGCTACGGGCTGCTGCTGGCTTATCCGGTGCGCGAAGTCCTGTGGCGCCTGACGCCGCTGCGCGGGTTCTGGCTGTTTTTCGTGACCCTGAACATCATGCTGTCGACCTCCGCCCTGTACGAGTTGGTGGAGTGGATCGGCGGGGCCTTCCTGGGCAATGACACGGCGAACGCCTTCGTCGGCGCGCAAAACGATCCGTGGGACTCGCAAAAGGACATGGCCATCGCGGTGCTCGGTGCCTGTGCCACCCTGGTGCTGGTGTCCGTGCGCGGCATGGCGCAGAAACAACCGATGACGACCGCATGTCGCAAAAACAACAATTTGTGGGGGTAG
- a CDS encoding carboxymuconolactone decarboxylase family protein has product MTRIAPISLEHATDATRPLLEGVQKKIGFLPNVFGVLANAPVALTSYLQISATLAKTSLSATEKEAVFLATSQVNGCDYCVAAHTFFADKVGLSQEDILSARHGELNAIAALARQITESRGHLSAEQLAAARAAGIDDAKIIEVIAHVASQTLTNYLNNAALTDIDFPVIEA; this is encoded by the coding sequence ATGACCCGCATTGCCCCGATCAGCCTGGAACACGCCACCGACGCCACCCGCCCGCTGCTGGAAGGCGTGCAGAAGAAAATCGGCTTTCTGCCCAATGTGTTCGGGGTGCTGGCGAACGCCCCCGTCGCGCTGACCTCATACCTGCAAATTTCGGCAACCCTGGCCAAGACCTCCTTGAGCGCCACGGAAAAAGAAGCGGTGTTCCTTGCCACCTCGCAGGTCAACGGTTGCGACTACTGCGTGGCAGCTCACACATTCTTCGCCGACAAGGTCGGGCTGTCGCAGGAGGACATCCTCAGTGCACGACACGGCGAGCTCAACGCCATTGCCGCCCTCGCCCGCCAGATCACTGAAAGCCGTGGGCACCTGAGCGCCGAGCAACTCGCCGCCGCCCGTGCCGCCGGTATCGACGACGCCAAGATCATCGAAGTGATCGCCCATGTCGCTTCGCAGACGCTGACCAACTACCTGAACAATGCCGCGCTGACCGACATCGACTTCCCGGTTATCGAGGCCTGA
- a CDS encoding methyl-accepting chemotaxis protein, with the protein MQRDLRGMIEVVRSNAHGVSGMSKQLSNGCHEVAGSSQQQSAAASTMAAAASEMTASIEEITRHAERALDMANQAESLAKDGGRVIHQVVSDMDGIARSAQQSAQVIRTLDKESEGIFNIIQVIKGIADQTNLLALNAAIEAARAGEQGRGFAVVADEVRSLAGRTSASTQEIASMVARIQQSTREAVISMEEGVAQVDKGMAVTADVERAIREILEATLHTTQLVNDISRTIGEQSLASNEIAHQVEMIAGMSEGNSKVIGQTASTTDELSSLAGQLSQSVDRFRL; encoded by the coding sequence ATGCAACGGGACTTGCGCGGCATGATCGAGGTCGTGCGCAGCAATGCCCACGGCGTCAGCGGCATGAGCAAGCAACTGAGCAACGGCTGCCATGAAGTGGCCGGCAGCAGCCAGCAGCAAAGCGCGGCAGCCAGCACCATGGCTGCGGCCGCCAGCGAAATGACCGCGAGCATCGAGGAAATCACCCGCCACGCCGAGCGGGCGCTGGACATGGCCAACCAGGCAGAATCGCTGGCCAAGGACGGTGGCCGCGTGATCCATCAGGTGGTCAGCGACATGGACGGCATCGCGCGGTCGGCGCAGCAGTCGGCCCAGGTGATTCGTACGCTGGACAAGGAGTCCGAAGGGATTTTCAACATCATCCAGGTGATCAAGGGCATCGCCGACCAGACCAACCTGCTGGCACTCAACGCCGCCATCGAAGCCGCCCGCGCCGGCGAGCAGGGACGCGGTTTTGCCGTGGTGGCCGATGAGGTTCGCAGTCTGGCGGGGCGCACCAGCGCGTCCACCCAGGAAATCGCCAGCATGGTCGCACGCATCCAGCAAAGCACCCGCGAGGCGGTGATCAGCATGGAGGAGGGCGTGGCCCAGGTCGACAAGGGCATGGCGGTGACGGCCGACGTCGAGCGCGCCATCCGCGAGATCCTCGAGGCCACGCTGCACACCACGCAACTGGTCAATGACATCAGCCGCACCATCGGCGAACAAAGCCTGGCCAGCAACGAAATCGCCCATCAGGTGGAGATGATTGCCGGCATGTCCGAAGGCAACAGCAAGGTGATCGGGCAGACGGCTTCGACCACCGATGAGTTGTCGAGCCTGGCGGGGCAGTTGTCGCAGTCGGTGGATCGGTTTCGGCTGTGA
- a CDS encoding LysR substrate-binding domain-containing protein codes for MEKIRHAPSLQGLQALVEVADSGSFTQAAQKLCLTQSAVSRQIQQLESHFDVQLFVRSSRSLQLTAEGEQVLASARSILEQLRSLEDRLAPQKRPFRIRMHVSLAVRWLLPRLSDFYRHHPDVSLAIETVATEVVEPASDSDAYILYLPEPSTAPDCLTLFEEALVPVCAPGLGSPGRPLAALEDLPGYALLHRSSDQNDWQVWLSANGGKALHDYRHIPFNLDELALDAAARGLGVAMTDMTLAGESIQRGELVIPFGEPLKTRGIYSLCLQPSAASHPACAPVMQWFTAQTTA; via the coding sequence ATGGAGAAGATTCGCCACGCGCCCTCGCTGCAGGGCTTGCAGGCCTTGGTTGAGGTTGCGGACTCGGGCAGCTTCACCCAGGCGGCGCAGAAGCTCTGCCTGACGCAAAGCGCCGTGAGCCGACAGATCCAGCAACTGGAGAGCCACTTCGACGTGCAGCTGTTTGTCAGGAGCAGTCGCAGCCTGCAACTGACCGCGGAGGGCGAACAGGTACTGGCCAGCGCCCGCAGCATCCTCGAACAGTTGCGCAGCCTCGAAGACCGGCTGGCGCCGCAAAAACGCCCGTTCCGCATTCGCATGCACGTGTCGTTGGCGGTGCGCTGGCTGCTGCCCAGGCTGAGCGATTTCTACCGGCATCACCCGGACGTCTCCCTGGCAATAGAAACCGTGGCCACCGAAGTGGTGGAGCCGGCCAGTGACAGCGACGCCTACATTCTCTATCTGCCTGAGCCGTCCACGGCGCCCGATTGCCTGACCCTGTTCGAGGAAGCGCTGGTGCCGGTGTGCGCGCCGGGCCTGGGCAGCCCGGGCAGGCCATTGGCGGCGCTGGAAGATTTGCCGGGGTACGCCTTGCTGCACCGCTCAAGCGACCAGAATGACTGGCAGGTCTGGCTGTCAGCCAACGGCGGCAAGGCGCTGCATGACTATCGGCACATCCCCTTCAACCTCGACGAACTGGCACTCGACGCCGCCGCCCGGGGCCTGGGCGTAGCGATGACCGACATGACCCTGGCCGGAGAGTCGATCCAGCGCGGCGAACTGGTGATTCCGTTCGGCGAACCGTTGAAGACCCGGGGGATTTACTCGCTGTGCCTGCAACCTTCGGCGGCATCGCATCCGGCCTGCGCACCGGTCATGCAATGGTTCACCGCACAAACCACTGCCTGA